The genomic DNA TCTGGCAGAGCAGGTGGCTAACGCCGATCTGGTGATTACGGGAGAAGGGCGCATTGACAGCCAGACGATCCACGGGAAAGTGCCGGTGGGCGTCGCGAAGGTGGCTAAACGCTTTAATAAACCGGTCATCGGTATTGCGGGTAGCCTGACGGCGGATGTCGGGGTGGTACATAATCACGGCATCGACGCGGTATTCAGCGTGATTTATACCATCTGTTCGCTGGAGGACGCGCTGGAAAATGCCAGCGACAATGTGCGGATGGCCGCACGCAATATCGCTGCAGTGCTGAAAGTGGGGCAGGCGTTCAGGCTCTGAACGGCGGGCAATCCTGTTTGCCCTCTCCCGGCGGGAGAGGGCAACGCTAGTTGCCTAACACCTTCATGGCTTCCCGCGTCACATTATCCATCTCATCCAGCAGCTCCAGAAATTCCGGTTCAAGATCTGTTTCCGGCGTGCCCGCGCGAAGCTGTTGCTCCAGCAGCTGGCAGAGATTCTTCAGCCGCGGCACACCGCTGTAGCCGCAGCTACCGTGCAGCTTATGAATGGCTTCCAGCAGATCTTCCGGGTTTTCACCCACCAGCTGCTCTTCGACCTTATTACGAATTTCCGGCAGAAACGCGACCAGCATTTGCAGCATATCGCGGGCCAAATCAGGCTTACCCGCCGCCTGGCGCAGCGCAAGCTGCCAGTCAAAGGTGGCGTTTTGATTGACGCTGATTTCCACCGGTTCGGACGATACCGTGTACGTTCCGCCGATATGCCCCGGCTTATAGCGTAACAGCAGGCTATGCAGCTTCTCTTCGTCAATAGGTTTGGCCAGATAATCATTCATTCCGGCGCTCAGCAGCTTCTCTTTCTGGCCGGCCATCGCATGAGCGGTGACCGCAATCACCGGCGTTTGCTGCTGATGCGGGAGCTGACGGATCAGCTCGCAGGCACGAATGCCATCCATGCCGGGCATCTGAATATCCATCAGAATTAAATCGAACTGCATCTGTTTCGCATGCTCAACCGCCTGCGCACCGCTGGTACACAGCTCTACGTGCTGAACCTGATCTTCAAGCAACACGCCAATCAGCTTCAGGTTGGCCGGATTATCATCCACCGCCATAACGCTCATCGGCAATTTTTGTTCATCGTCAATCAGCGGCAGGACGTGCTGGCTCAGACGACAGTATTCCGTCAGTGCTGGCAGCAGGCGGGTCGCGGTAAGTGGCTTAAGCAGGCAGGCGGCGGCCCCGTCATTTTTTAACTCTTCCGCATTGATCTGGGCATGACACGGCAGGGCCAGCAGCAGGTAGTCGGTCATCGATGCGGCTTTCGCCAGCCGTTCCTGTTGCATAGTGAGCTCGCCGGTAAAGGTGACCGGGACCCCCAACAGCAGGATGTCGTAATGCTCCACGGCAAGCGCTGAGAAGGTAGGACTGTAGATCACCTCCAGCGGCGTGGTGCTTAAGATATCAAGCGTACACTGCGCCGCTGCGGTGTTCGGCTCAACGTAGGCAAGGCGCATTCCTTTCAGGCAATTGGTTACCGGACCGTCGGTCAGCACGTTCGGGTTAAGGTCCAGATTGATATGGAACCAGAACGTGGAGCCCCGGTTTGGCTGGCTGTGGAAAGAGATATCTCCCCCCATCTCCTTAACCAGTTTCTGTGTGATAACCAGACCCAGCCCCGTGCCGCCATGACGTCTGGAAATACTTGCATCGGCCTGACGAAACGCCTGGAACAGACGGGACTGATCCCGCTCCGGAATACCGATGCCGGTATCGCGGATCTGAACTTCAATCTGAACCTTGTTATTACTGATGGAGCGCTTTTCCACCAGAATATCAATGTTGCCGCTTTCGGTGAATTTGATGGCGTTACCGACAAGGTTTGTAATCACCTGCTGCAGGCGCAGCGGGTCGCCAATGACGTTATCCGGCACGTCATTTTTAATGTTGAGCGTCAGCTCCAGGCCTTTATCGTGCGACGAGTGTGCGAGCAGCGTCACCACTTCATCGAGCGTGCTGCGCAGCGGGAACGGGATGCTCTCCAGGATCAGCTTGCCGGCTTCCAGCTTGGAGAAGTCCAGCACGTCGTTGATGATCGCCAGCAGGTTGTTGGCCGAGCGCTCAATGGTGTGCAGATGATCGCGCTGGGTTGGGTTCAGCTCGCTTTTTAGCGTCAGACGGGTAAAGCCAATCACGCCATTGAGCGGCGTACGCAGCTCGTGGGACATATTCGCGAGGAACTCGGATTTGATACGTGCGGCTTCCTGCGCGCGTTTTTTCGCCAGATCCAGCTCAACGTTCTGAATCTCCATCTGCTCCAGGGTTTCGCGCAGGTCAGAGGTCGCCTGGTCGACGTTGTGCTGCATCTCTTCGTGATACGCTGCCAGCGACATCGCCATCGAGTTAATGCCGTTTTTGAGCATATCGAGCTCGCCCAGCATAAACCCTTCCACCCGGCTGTCGAGCTGACCCCGGCGAATGCGGTCGACGGTGTTAACCATGTTGCGAATGGGCCCCGTCACGTCACGCATCAGGCGCCAGCCGAAGATAAGTGCAATCCCGATACAGAACAGCATCATAACGCCGGAGATGAAAATTTCTTTGTACTGCTGCAGACGCACCGACTTGAGATCCAGCTCCAGCGCCACATATCCGAGCATATTGTCGCTGGATTTGGCGTCAGATTGGGCGGATTCATCGGGTGAATAGCTTTCCGAAATAATCGGGGTGCGCAGGATCATGATATCGCCGCGTCGCAGCACGGTGAGGTGGCGCGGGAAGGGCGTACCGTCAGG from Enterobacter ludwigii includes the following:
- the barA gene encoding two-component sensor histidine kinase BarA; its protein translation is MTNYSLRARMMILILAPTVLIGLLLSIFFVVHRYNDLQRQLEDAGASIIEPLAVSSEYGMNLQNRESIGQLISVLHRRHSDIVRAISVYDEHNRLFVTSNFHLDPAALKIPDGTPFPRHLTVLRRGDIMILRTPIISESYSPDESAQSDAKSSDNMLGYVALELDLKSVRLQQYKEIFISGVMMLFCIGIALIFGWRLMRDVTGPIRNMVNTVDRIRRGQLDSRVEGFMLGELDMLKNGINSMAMSLAAYHEEMQHNVDQATSDLRETLEQMEIQNVELDLAKKRAQEAARIKSEFLANMSHELRTPLNGVIGFTRLTLKSELNPTQRDHLHTIERSANNLLAIINDVLDFSKLEAGKLILESIPFPLRSTLDEVVTLLAHSSHDKGLELTLNIKNDVPDNVIGDPLRLQQVITNLVGNAIKFTESGNIDILVEKRSISNNKVQIEVQIRDTGIGIPERDQSRLFQAFRQADASISRRHGGTGLGLVITQKLVKEMGGDISFHSQPNRGSTFWFHINLDLNPNVLTDGPVTNCLKGMRLAYVEPNTAAAQCTLDILSTTPLEVIYSPTFSALAVEHYDILLLGVPVTFTGELTMQQERLAKAASMTDYLLLALPCHAQINAEELKNDGAAACLLKPLTATRLLPALTEYCRLSQHVLPLIDDEQKLPMSVMAVDDNPANLKLIGVLLEDQVQHVELCTSGAQAVEHAKQMQFDLILMDIQMPGMDGIRACELIRQLPHQQQTPVIAVTAHAMAGQKEKLLSAGMNDYLAKPIDEEKLHSLLLRYKPGHIGGTYTVSSEPVEISVNQNATFDWQLALRQAAGKPDLARDMLQMLVAFLPEIRNKVEEQLVGENPEDLLEAIHKLHGSCGYSGVPRLKNLCQLLEQQLRAGTPETDLEPEFLELLDEMDNVTREAMKVLGN